From Ipomoea triloba cultivar NCNSP0323 chromosome 5, ASM357664v1, the proteins below share one genomic window:
- the LOC116021075 gene encoding putative disease resistance protein At4g11170 isoform X2, with product MASSSSSSSRSHSKYAVFLSFMGETRRSFSDHLYTSLWEAGVATFRDEEEIRKGNEISDELKQAIIEGSEISIVVFSKNYAQSRGCLDELVKMVECKQKLGQKILPIFYHVTPSEVRKQTGEFGIALNQHIEQFGEETVNGWKAALTTVADLSEWDLEITKDGGIETLSDGCLLTKNMIWVEKLFEWNPQESLANAVDSILCIHFFYLKCTGTVMDNCASFHPQGVSCNLINLNYNW from the exons AtggcttcttcttcatcatcatcatcgcgTTCTCATTCGAAGTATGCTGTCTTCTTGAGCTTTATGGGCGAGACGCGGAGATCATTCAGCGATCATCTCTACACAAGCTTATGGGAAGCTGGGGTTGCAACCTTTCGAGATGAAGAAGAGATCCGGAAAGGCAACGAAATTTCTGATGAGTTGAAGCAGGCCATTATTGAGGGGTCTGAGATATCCATTGTTGTATTCTCCAAAAATTATGCCCAATCCAGAGGGTGCCTTGACGAACTGGTGAAAATGGTGGAGTGTAAACAGAAATTGGGACAAAAGATTCTTCCCATATTCTATCATGTTACTCCTTCAGAGGTTCGCAAACAGACAGGCGAATTTGGTATCGCACTGAATCAACATATAGAGCAATTTGGAGAAGAAACAGTTAATGGGTGGAAAGCTGCACTAACTACCGTTGCTGATTTGTCTGAATGGGATTTAGAAATCACGAAAGACGG TGGAATTGAAACTTTGTCAGATGGATGCTTATTAACGAAAAACATGATATGGGTAGAGAAATTGTTCGAATGGAATCCCCAAGAGAGCCTGGCAAACGCAGTAGATTCCATCCTTTGCATACACTTCTTTTATTTGAAATGCACAGGAACAGTGATGGACAACTGTGCTTCTTTCCATCCACAAGGCGTTTCCTGCAATTTGATCAACCTCAACTACAACTGGTAG
- the LOC116021075 gene encoding toll/interleukin-1 receptor-like protein isoform X1: protein MASSSSSSSRSHSKYAVFLSFMGETRRSFSDHLYTSLWEAGVATFRDEEEIRKGNEISDELKQAIIEGSEISIVVFSKNYAQSRGCLDELVKMVECKQKLGQKILPIFYHVTPSEVRKQTGEFGIALNQHIEQFGEETVNGWKAALTTVADLSEWDLEITKDGYESGFIKRITEFVLRELNHTSMNVAKYPVGIDSRVKDIENLLQSQINDGVKMIGIFGMGGVGKTTLAKAIYNRNFLRFESSCFIANIRSEVSGERHDDLARLQEKLVCSREKYMK from the exons AtggcttcttcttcatcatcatcatcgcgTTCTCATTCGAAGTATGCTGTCTTCTTGAGCTTTATGGGCGAGACGCGGAGATCATTCAGCGATCATCTCTACACAAGCTTATGGGAAGCTGGGGTTGCAACCTTTCGAGATGAAGAAGAGATCCGGAAAGGCAACGAAATTTCTGATGAGTTGAAGCAGGCCATTATTGAGGGGTCTGAGATATCCATTGTTGTATTCTCCAAAAATTATGCCCAATCCAGAGGGTGCCTTGACGAACTGGTGAAAATGGTGGAGTGTAAACAGAAATTGGGACAAAAGATTCTTCCCATATTCTATCATGTTACTCCTTCAGAGGTTCGCAAACAGACAGGCGAATTTGGTATCGCACTGAATCAACATATAGAGCAATTTGGAGAAGAAACAGTTAATGGGTGGAAAGCTGCACTAACTACCGTTGCTGATTTGTCTGAATGGGATTTAGAAATCACGAAAGACGG GTATGAGTCAGGgttcatcaaaagaattactGAATTTGTACTAAGGGAATTGAACCATACATCCATGAATGTTGCAAAGTATCCGGTCGGAATTGATTCTCGTGTAAAAGATATAGAGAATTTATTGCAAAGTCAAATAAATGATGGTGTGAAGATGATTGGAATTTTTGGCATGGGTGGTGTTGGGAAAACAACCCTTGCTAAAGCTATATACAACAGGAATTTTCTAAGGTTTgaaagtagttgttttattgCAAACATTAGATCGGAAGTTTCTGGGGAACGACATGATGATTTAGCTCGTTTACAAGAGAAACTTGTTTGCTCAAGAGAAAAATACATGAAATAG
- the LOC116020366 gene encoding TMV resistance protein N-like translates to MDLAKYPVGIDSRVKDIENLLQCQTNDGVKMIGIFGTGGVGKTNLAKTIYNMNYLRFEGSSFIANVRSEASGGRLARLQEKLVCETLKRKIHEIDNVDRGITLIKRILPSKKVLIVLDDIDHRNQLNSLAGQRDWFGSGSIIIITTRDVHLLSNLRAHEKYEVNMLSFDESLQLLSWHAFGVPVPLEEYSELSKTIASYTKGLPLALEVIGSHLQGKSVQEWRDDVEKLKKIPHGDVQEILKISYDALDDDTQYIFLDIACFFIGDDKNKITILEACDFFPGSGIKTLADRCLLTINKDEKFEMHDLVRDMGREIVRKESPKELGKRRRLVDPKDVIDVLQGKKVKHFLSA, encoded by the coding sequence ATGGATCTTGCAAAGTATCCGGTTGGAATTGATTCTCGTGTGAAAGATATAGAGAATTTATTGCAATGTCAAACAAATGATGGTGTGAAGATGATTGGAATTTTTGGCACGGGTGGTGTTGGGAAAACAAACCTTGCTAAGACTATATACAACATGAATTATCTAAGGTTTGAAGGTAGTAGTTTTATCGCAAACGTTAGATCTGAAGCTTCTGGGGGACGATTAGCTCGTTTACAAGAAAAACTTGTTTGCGAAACGCTCAAGAGAAAAATACATGAAATAGATAATGTTGATAGAGGAATaactttaattaaaagaatactGCCATCAAAAAAGGTCCTTATTGTTCTTGATGACATAGACCATAGAAATCAACTAAACTCATTAGCAGGGCAACGAGATTGGTTTGGTTCAGGCAGCATAATTATCATAACAACTAGAGATGTTCATTTGTTGAGTAACCTTAGAGCACATGAAAAGTACGAGGTCAACATGTTAAGCTTTGATGAATCTTTGCAACTCTTGAGTTGGCATGCTTTTGGTGTCCCTGTACCATTAGAGGAGTATAGTGAACTATCCAAAACGATAGCAAGTTATACTAAAGGGCTTCCATTAGCCCTTGAAGTCATAGGTTCTCATTTACAGGGAAAATCAGTGCAAGAATGGAGAGACGATGttgagaaattaaaaaagatacCTCATGGCGATGTTCAAGaaattcttaaaataagttatgatGCACTTGATGATGATACTCAGTACATCTTTCTTGATATTGCTTGTTTTTTCATTGGGGatgacaaaaacaaaattacaatattGGAAGCTTGTGATTTTTTTCCTGGAAGTGGAATCAAAACTTTGGCAGATAGATGTTTGTTAACAataaataaagatgaaaaatttGAAATGCATGATTTAGTTCGTGATATGGGTAGAGAAATTGTTCGAAAGGAATCCCCAAAAGAGCTTGGTAAACGTAGAAGATTGGTGGATCCAAAGGATGTCATTGATGTTCTTCAGGGAAAGAAGGTAAAACATTTCCTTTCTGcttaa
- the LOC116020367 gene encoding disease resistance protein RML1A-like, whose amino-acid sequence MASSSSSSRSYSEFSVFLSFTGETRTSFSDHLYTSLQEAGVLTFRDKEGIREGNDISDESKQAIEGSEISIVVFSKNYAQSICCLDELVKMVECKQKLGQKILPIFYHVTPSEVRKHTGEFGIALDQYIEQFGEETVNVWKAALTTVADLNGWHIMEDG is encoded by the coding sequence AtggcttcttcttcatcatcatcgcGTTCTTATTCGGAGTTTTCTGTCTTCTTGAGCTTTACGGGCGAGACACGGACGTCATTCAGCGATCATCTCTACACAAGCTTGCAGGAAGCTGGGGTTCTAACCTTTCGAGATAAAGAAGGGATCCGGGAAGGCAACGACATTTCTGATGAGTCGAAGCAGGCCATTGAGGGGTCTGAGATATCCATTGTTGTATTCTCCAAAAATTATGCCCAATCCATATGTTGCCTTGACGAGCTGGTGAAAATGGTGGAGTGTAAACAGAAATTGGGACAAAAGATTCTTCCCATATTCTATCATGTTACTCCTTCAGAGGTTCGCAAACACACAGGCGAGTTTGGTATCGCACTGGATCAATATATAGAGCAATTTGGAGAAGAAACAGTTAATGTGTGGAAAGCTGCACTCACTACCGTTGCTGATTTGAACGGATGGCATATCATGGAAGACGGGTAA